The genomic DNA ACGAAGATGTATTTTCAGGAACCAGGCAAAAAGGAGCGATGCGAATGACGGTGCCCCTCCCGCATATCGAGCCGAATGCAAACAACATAATGGAGAAGAACAGGATCGGGACGAATACCGAAAACCACGACGAAAATACGCCAAGGGGCCTGTACACCACGCCGCACAGCATGTACAACACGAGCGACACCATAGGAGCGCATGCGAAACACGCCGGCCCCGTAACGCGAGCAGCCCGCAGAAGCAGTGCGCCGGGGACGTACAGAAACAAGACACCGGTCATTACCGCCAACGCAAACATACCCCACATAGAACACACCCTCCCCGCCTCCGGAACATCAGAAGGACATTTTACGCTATCATTAGCAAGATACTGCACTCATTCGAAACCACTGCCATTTGCAGCCTATTGTCAAACAAGCTCTTCAAAGGAATCGATCGCATGAAAACAGTCCCATCGCACCTTTCCGTCATCGTTCCCATATTCAACGCCGAGCCGTATCTCGAACAATGCCTCGACAGCGTTTTGGCGCAGACGCACCGCGAGCTCGACATCATCTGCCTCAACGACGGCAGCACCGACGGTTCGCTTGCCATCATGCAGGCATACGCCGATCGCGATGAGCGCATCCGCGTCATCGACAAGCAGAACCAAGGCTACGGCGCAACCTGCAACCGCGGTCTTGAGGAGGCGCACGGCACCTGGATATCCATCGTCGAGCCCGACGACTGGATCGAGCCCGGCATGTACGCCGACATGCTCGGCTTCGCAGCAACGCTTGACGGCCCGGTGGACATCGTGAAGACCCCGTACTGGCGCATCTGGATGCCCGACACTCCCGAGCAGCGCAAGCTTAACTGCAGCTACCGCAACCGCATCAAGCCAAGCCGGCAGCCTTTTGCAATCGGCGATGCGGCGCATCTGCTGACCCACCACCCGTCCATTTGGTCGGCTATCTATCGCAAGGAGTTTCTCGATGCTCGCGGAATCCGCTT from Eggerthella lenta DSM 2243 includes the following:
- a CDS encoding glycosyltransferase family 2 protein — encoded protein: MKTVPSHLSVIVPIFNAEPYLEQCLDSVLAQTHRELDIICLNDGSTDGSLAIMQAYADRDERIRVIDKQNQGYGATCNRGLEEAHGTWISIVEPDDWIEPGMYADMLGFAATLDGPVDIVKTPYWRIWMPDTPEQRKLNCSYRNRIKPSRQPFAIGDAAHLLTHHPSIWSAIYRKEFLDARGIRFREYPGAGWADNPFLVETLCQTARIAYLDTPYYCYREETPEKSKSFALNNTLLPIERWNDMMDVLENLGMRDEAVLRAHNSRGFTYLSGIIEEVPLTRSDVREAATRMFERMDANLVLSDAEISPGCKRMFADLRSMPEPRISSIPYSWGLVKQGLYNLKNVGPSFTWYAMKSYFAKKGSREGKA